The genomic DNA TGCGGTTGCTCGTGTTGCCTTCGGAGCCGACCGAGGGGCTGCCGACGGTGATTCTGGAAGCAATGGCTTGTGGGACACCCGTGCTTGCGACACCTGTTTCGGGAGTGCCGGACGTGGTTCGGCAGGGCGAAACCAGTTTTCTGATGGACGAGGTTGCAGGCGAGGCAATTGCACGGGACATCGAGGGAATTCTCGACCGCGATGACCTGACGGAGCTGAGTCAGTATGCTCGGGAACACATCAAAGCCGAGTACAGCTTCGACGCTGCCGTCCGGCGGTGGCGGAGGGTACTCGAAGCATTATAAATGATAGCAGATAGAGCACGAGCGATGACAAAAGTCATAGCCATGGATCGGGAACTGTTGACAACCGAACTGTCGAGACACGATGACAACCAATCAAAATAAACAGGAGCGGGCGACGTATATCCAGTCGGTTGTAAAGGAGGAGTTCGACAGAGACGTTACCGTTCGTCCAGTCACGCGCTCCCTCTATGAGGTGACTGTCGGCGACGATTCGATACGGTATGCGAAATGGTGGGACCGGAAATTCGACGAACTCATGCGATTGACCGAACTCGATACTGACATCGGGATGCCCAAGAGTCGGGTGTTCGAGGGCGACGTATACATTCAACTCATGGAGCCTGCACCCGGGCGACCGCTCTCTCATCAGCTTGTCCTTCGCTGTGTCCCCGGTCTCTGGTGGCATTCGCGGGACCAGGTCGAAGCGGCAGTGACACAGGTTGGAAGATACATTGGTCGCCTCCATCAAGAGACATCGAACGAATCGACAGAAATCGATATATCTAACCTTCATATTGATAAATACGACGCAGTGTCTGATGGATCTATTCACCCGCGGTTGGAACAATAACTTGACAGCGAACTAGTCGAAGAAATATGGTCAAGGGTTGAACGGTACGACGACTCACAACAAATCTCATCCCTCATTCATGGCGATTTAATGTTATATCATGCTTATACTGACTTCAGCAGCGTCTCGCTTATTGATTTTGACGGGGTTGCAACCGGACATCCCCTTGAAGACGTTGCGATATTTAAATCAGCGTTGGAACTGATTATACAGCGACTACCATATACAGGTTGGACACAATATCAAAAACTCTGTGATGCGTTCGATGAGGGTTATCTCAAGACGGCCCCGTCCGAGACCAATTCCAGAAAGCTTGAAGAATTTCTCCATACGATACATCATCTCACCATTCTTCTATATTATTTTGAAAGGCTTCCAAAGAAATTGGAGAGTCAGTGCGAGTATGCCAAATCGTCACGTTTGAAGCTCTCTGCACTATCAATTATCGATACGTGGCTTCTAAAACGCTCTCTCAAACGTCTGCTTTTGTAGCTGAAATTCCCCATACAACCACTCACGTGTGTCGTGGTAAAACTCCATACTCAACGGCGAATGATATTATTCGATGTTTTCATTTGACCGCCGTTCACTCAAGATGGGTCCCCATCATGAACCGTGACAACGAATTTGCAAAAGGCAATCTTCCGCGTTCATAACACGCAATTAGAAGCTATTCGGATGTTGCGGCAACCCTATCTGTTTATGTAACACGCTCGTAGTGGGTTTTGAGTTCAGAACAGAGTGCCTCCCAAGAGTGGTAATCGGCGACGAATCTTCGCGCATTTTCGCCTAGATTGGCCCTATGCTGGTCGTCGGCAAGAAGTCGTTCGATCTTCGCGGACAACGCCTGCGAATCACGCATAGGGACGAGATACCCATTATATCCAGTGTCGATCAGCGACGGAAGACCACCACTGTCCGTCGCAACGACCGGTAGACCCCACGACATTGCCTCGAGCACAACGTTCGGCATTCCTTCACCCTCAGTCGACGCGAGGGCAAACACACCTGCTGACCTGTAGTATCGACCGACATCGTCGGGGTCGACTTCGCCCTCAAACGTGACATCAGCACCGGCCTCGGCGGCGCGTCGTTCGAGCCGGTCGCGCTCGGATCCGTCACCGACGATAGTGAGCGACGCGTTGATCTCCGCGACAGCGTCGATGAGATACTCGATACCTTTCTTCGGTGCGAGTCGACCGACGTAGAGGACTCCTTCTCCTGATGCTGTTTCGTCAGGAATGGATACAGCGTTACCAAGTATGTCGATATTGCACTCAATATCATCGAAGTCGGCGACTACATCGTCTCGGATCTTTCCGGACTGCGCGAGAACAAGTGTGTCATCGAGAACTCGACGCATCATCCAACGTTTCCACCAGACGTCGTTCATGAAATAGTAGTCCCCACCGCGGACCCATGCAAAGTACGGAAGGCCGGTAAGGCGGTTGAGAACGTATCCAAGGAAGCCGACTGGGTAAAGCATCATACACTGGAGGACGTCGAACTCGTTACGACGACGGATGAGAGCCAACATCGCAAACACGAGAAAAGTGAGATCACTCACGAACGGATTCACCCGCCAGTTTTGGATACGTACCACCTCGTATGGGACATCACTGTCATCATGGTCACCGAAGCGTTTCGTGAAAACTGTCACGTCGTGACCTTGATGGTGTAGCTCGGTTGCCATACGTTTCGTCTGGGTCTCCATGCCTCCGATGACGTCTGGCGGGAATGTTTTGAGAATGATGGCGACACGCATTTTTCGATAGTTACAGCGGTGTACGTGTAAGAGCTTCTATTATCCTATGAATGTTGGGAGGTAATAAGAAGCCATTTACAGCACGAAACGGAGAACATATGCATGGGGAAGTCAGAGAAAATACGTTATGATGCGGTGTTACAACGAATCCCCGAGACTACGGAGACGATTCTTGATATTGGATGTGCTAGACATAGTGAAGAGAAGAGAGAGTCGGCAAATTTACATGAGTATCTGATAACAAACACCGAGTGCCACGTACAAGGAATAGATGTGCTTGAGGAAGAGATCGAAAAGATGCGGAATGAAGGGTACGATGTTCAGGTGGGGGACGCCGAAATCTTTGAGTCGGAAACCGAGTTTGATGTTATCGTTGCTGGTGAGGTTATAGAACATCTGAAAAACATAGGGAAGTTCATCCGCACTGCGGAGAGCAATCTCGCTGTGGGGGGGAAACTGATAATCACGACCCCGAATCCGGACGGCTTCGCGTATTTCAGGAAAGCACTGTTCAACCAGCCAAACAACCCCACACACACCTGCTGGGTAGACCCTAAGAACCTTGAGCAGCTTATTTCCATCACCGAAACAGATCTGCAACTAAACGAATGGACATACCTCCCACCAGTTGGTGGTGTTTCCATGGTCCTCTGGAAGACGGGTTTCAGCAGAGCTGCGAGCCCAGGGTACGTTGCTGAACTCTCGTTAGATTCAACTGGGTAAACTATGAGTCATATTGAATTTGTTGGGCCGCCGGGTGCTGGAAAATCGACGATTTACGGTGCCGTAATCGATAACCCGAAATTCTTTGGAGCGCTCCAAGAGGATGCTGTGAAACGGTGGATGCTACGTAAAGCACGCAAACGGTACCGGATCCTCTATCGGATGACCCCGGGTTTTCTCCGCTCACTGCTTGTCGATAGCGTTATCGAATATCGTCTCAGACGAGCGGTATTCGACGATTTTGTTCGAAGCTACCCTAACTTTCCCCATGTCTTGTCTCTGATACTGAACGAAGCACGATATCAACCGGAGACACTTCATCAACTGGTCAAACGATGTGCTGAAACATATCAAATAGGGGTTGAAACAGTCGAGGACGATGAAACACTTTTTATCGACGAGGGCTTTTCTCAGAGCGCGGTCTCAATACTATGGCGGTTTGACGACAGACAGTTCCCACTGAGTGACTACTTCCAGCGTACGCCTACACCCAGATTACTCATCTACGTGGATGCCCCAGTCGACACATGCATTCAGAGACAACAAAAACGGGGAAACGTTCCTGCCTCAAAAGAATGGGTCTCGGAGGATATTCAAACGGTTCAATACGACTTGGATAACATTTGTCAGCAGGTAGTGACGGCAGCAGAAAAGCATACGCAGGTACTAACCATTAACAATACCGGTGGTATCGACACTGCGGTGGACCGCATTCGTTCGGCACTGTCCAACTGAGCGCTATTGTCAGATTGGAAACTTACGGGCTCCATAAGAACGGGGGACTCCGCGAACCGAAAACAGGGTGAGGAGTATATAAAACAGGGATTCGGCGGATTCAATAGAGTTGGCCACAATAAGTACGTACAGAGTGCTCAATGGGTGGACAAATGCATGCCGAGCAAACGGTTGTTGTCGAGGATGAATTCGGGATCGATGATACACTAAAGGATGATCTCAAGACCGTGGCAGGTATACCGGATGTGGAAAGAGTGATTGCACTTGGGGACATCGGCCCGTCAAAATCTGAAACTCCGGGATCGATAGCTGTTGCAACGACGGGCACGGTCTATCCTGAGTTCTGTTCGAATGTCGTCAACTGTGGCATGTCTCTCCTGCGGACCGGCCTCAAAGAAGAGGACGTGACTGATGAACTTCTAACCAAATTCTGTGAGCGCCTGCAAAGTCCAGACGAGCGTTTCAGTCCTGACAAGCAGGATACCATCGGTATGCTGGAACACGGCGCCGAGTACGTCGTTGACGAATGGGGATTCAGTCCGGACCTGTTGACCAACATCGAAAACGGCGGAAATATGTTCAAAACTGAAAACCGGACACGGGAGATTCGGGAGCTTGTCCCGCCGTGGATACTCAGTCACCCAAACGCACGTGAGGACACTCCTATTCCAAACCTATCAGGAAACCACTTTATCGAGTTCCAGGTCGTTGACGAGGTGTTAGATTCGGACACTGCGACAGAGTGGGGACTCAGTGAGGGCGATGTCTTGGTTGCCATGCATGGGGACTATCAACTCACCCTCTACATCAATTGGCACTACGCCAATCGCCACAAGTTCCGAGAACATGCCGCTCTTCAGGATAAAATCAAACTCCAACTCTCGAAGCTACTCTTCCACGCGTGGAGTGGCAGAGTCCGAGATCTCCCGCAGAACTGGAAATGTTACAATGGATCGGAGCGATTCTCGGGGATTGATACGAACACTGTCCAAGGGGACCGATACGTTCAGACCCAGCATGCAGCGATGAATTTCGGCTATGCCAATCGACTTCTCGCCAACTGCTATATGGCCGATGTGTTGGCAGATATCACTTCCAAAGCGAGCGACGCATCGCTGCTGTGGGATGTCGGGCACGACACCCTGCAGCGGGAATCCATTGGGGGAGAGGAATACTGGATACATCGGAAGGCTGCAGGTAATGCCGCTGCAGGTAAGCCTGCATTTATTTCGGGGTCGTACAATATGGATTCGTTTCTCGGCCAAGGACTTCCAGGTGCGGAAGCATATCTCAACTCCTACGACCACGGCAGTGGGAATGTAATCAGCTACTTTGAATCAAACGGCCAGCTACCCAAAACAGACCTATCAACTGCGAAGTACTCCTTGCAGGAGGCACGTGACAGTGATAAAATTAAACATATTGATAGGAAACCAATCGAAAGGCTGGCCGATAACGTGACTGGGAAAGGTATTCTTTCGGGAGTGGCGTGGCTTCGGCCCATTGCAAATATTGGCGAGTAACCGCCACGGCCCATATAACAACAAATTAGTCTCATATCTGGACTTGGACTACATTATTACTCAGAGGATGTTTAGGCAGTGACATTTGACAGGTTGAACCTACAGCTTATTTTATTGTCTGATTTGATCAATCACATTACCGGGATCTCCATCATATAGGATACCGCTGTCTGTCCAAAAGTCGTAATCTTTGGTCGGTACTTGCCAATTCCCATAGACTCGTTTCAGATACTCCTCAGGCTGGGAGGGTAGGTATACGCCGTGTTCCTCACTGTACATGCGGTCTTCGTAATGGTATTTTGGTACTTTTCTAACTTTGATTTTATTTATTGTATTCAAAACTGGATCCATAATAGTATTATCTTTGACATACCAGTGATAGGCCGAATGTAAACGAGAGATTAGGTTCGCCTTTGATATTCGTCTATGAGTCACATTCCAAGCATACTGCTCCCCCGCATGATAAACAATAACGCTCTTCGGAAGCAGATTGTTGGTCGGGTAGAGCTGTCGCTGTGAAAGCGTAGCGGGCAAGGGTGACGCGAACGCGTCACCCGAACGCAATGTTCCCATTTGAATTGCTGAGCTCAGAGGCGAGCGCCGCGAACCTGCTGGAGCAGGTTCGCTGGCGCGAGGGCCTCTGTTGCCCGCGCTGCCGGTCTGAGTCGGTGATCAAACACGGCAGCTATCGAGAGTACCAGCGGTATCTCTGTAAGGATTGCGACCGCACGTTCAACGACAAGACCGGCACGATCTTCGCGCACGCGAAGATCGGCCTCGACAAGCTGTTGTTCGCGTTCTACTCGTTGCTCCGGTTCAACACGAGTATCCGCCAGTTAGACGCTGAAATTGACGTGTCGTATCGCTCACTTCGCCGGCGCGTCGAGCAGTTCGCCAGAACGCTCGACGCGCCAGCCATCAACCTCGTTGGCCCGGTCGAGATCGACGAGTTCTACGTCTCTGCCGGGAAGAAGGGCCGCGAGCGCGACCGAGAGTCGCGCTCGCGTGCTCTCTCGAAACGCGGACGAGGAACGTATGAGGAGGACAAACCACCAGTGTTCACGCTCGTTGATCGCGGCACCGGTCAGCGATACGTCGTCCCGGCGAAATCCGCCGACGAAGCGACGGTGCGACTCCTTCTCGAAAACCACGAGAAGGAGTCGCTAACCGTCTATACCGACGGATTTCGGGCATACGATCCACTTGACGATGATGAGGACTTCCACCGAGAATCAGTAATTCACGGTGACGGCGAGTACGTTGATGGAGACGCACACGTGAACACGTGCGAGAGCCACGCGTCGCTGGCGCGACGGTGGCTCTCGCCACATCGAGGCGTCTCAAAGGACAAACTGACAGCGTATCTTAGACCGTTCCAACTTCGGCGACGAATCCTCCGCAAACCGGGACGAGAAGCACTGAAACAGATTATTCGAGAAGTTCTCTGACTCACCAACAATGTACTTCACAAGAGCGAACAATAATATCAACTTTGACATCATAACTGCGAGGTCTCCCCTTAACTGCAAATACTTTCTTTTGATATGTTTTTGTTTTGTATTCATAATCTTCGGACTCTTCGAACATGTCAATGACTTTCTCAACGTCCGTGGACCAGACACCGAGATCGATATCGTCATCCCAACTTATGAGATGGCCTTCGCGGACTAATCCGAGTAAATTGCCCAAATCAACCCAGTAGGCGACCTTGTTAGTTTCCAGCTCAGCACAGATGTCGAAAAACTGCTCTTCAATGTCCATAGCGGAGCCGTCGCGTTTCGAACAATTAAATATTAACGGACGAGCTAGTTGAACAGCCATGGAGAATCATAGACCCGCGAGCTGATCGAATAAGAAACATCAGTACTTCACAAAGCCCGTTAGTTAGGACATCTGCCTGCTGAAGGTGTGTTCAAGACCAACAAGCAGACAGCGAAATCCACGAGGACCAGCTCGTTAACTTCCTCATCAACCAGCTTGACGAAGAAGTTGCTTTCTATCTTGCCGACAACGCTGAAATCAATTCTGAGGACATCTACGAGGTCCTCGTCGGCGCAACCGCCGACGGGACTCCAATCTCGACGCTGCACAACTCCAGCGAAGACCCGCCACCGGCGAACACGATACTCTACCATCTTCGGATGAAGTTCGAACCGGAACGGCTCAAACGAGTCGCTAACACACTCCTTCGGCGACATATAGTCGAGCTGCTCCCCGAGCAGGTGGAGGTCTCTACCGGTCGTCACTGACCCAGCAAGCGTTTTCGCAAGTTGCAACGCTGTTGCGCCGGCGGCTGACCGCCGCCGACACCGACAGCTCCGTTTTTGATCAGCGTTGCTCGGCTGTGCTGGCGACTCATCAACAGATGACTCAGGTCGGGTTAACTGGCGATGCTTTGTGAGGTACTGAATTTGGTACAGTGGGATTCACCACCTTTCGACGGTGAGAATAATCGGATTAGATTTGGTCCCCGTCCGCATTCGTATCCAGCACAAACAGTGGCAGGAGTACCGCGACGAAGTCTGGAACAACCCCAGTAAGGACGCTTCCTGGCATCCCGACCTACAGCAACCCGACTGACCCGTCCTTTCGGTGTGTTTTTACGTCTCTCCGCGAAAGTTTGCCCACAGGTTATATGAGGATCGGCCAGACCTCCGTGATCTACTTTCTCGGCAAGGTCACGGCCTCCGTCGTCGGCTTCCTCGCCACGATCTACTTCGCTCGAGTTCTCGGCGCAGAAGTGCTCGGCTTCTACGCCGTCGCGATCGCCGTCGCCGGCTGGCTCAAGCTCGGTGGCTCGATGGGCGTCAGCTCGGCCGTCCAGAAACGAATGAGTGAAGGCGACGATCCGGACCGGTACTTCGTCGCGGGCGCGCTGATGGTCGCCGCGTTCGCGGCCGTGGCCGTCTCAGTGCTGCTTCTCTTTCGCGACCAGGTGAACGCCTACGTCGGTGCGGAAGCAGCCCTTCTCGTCGCTTTACTGGTCACCGTCCAGCTCCTGTTTGCCATCGTCGGGGCCGGACTGAAAGGACAGCGTCGAGTCCACGTCTACGGCGTTCTCAAACCACTCAAGGAAGCGTCCCAGAGCCTGACACAGGTTGCACTCGTCGTTCCCGTCCTCTTCGGCCTCGGTCTCACGGGACTCCTCGCGGGCAAGGCGATCGGTGCCTTCCTCGTCACGCTCCTCGCTATCGCGGTGTTGGGCGTCAGTTTCAAACGTCCAACACTCGAACATTTCAAGAGTCTCCTCGATTTTGCCAAGTACTCCTGGCTCGGGAGCGTCGAGAGCCGGACCTTCAAGGAAGCTGATATCGTAATTATGGGATTTTTCGTCTCCTCCGCACTCATCGGCGTCTACTCCATCGCCTGGAGTCTGACGATGTTTCTTACCCTTTTTGGCTCTTCGGTGCGGACGACGCTCTTTCCTGAGATCAGCAACGCAGCATCGACCAAAGGGAAAGACGCCATCTCACTCATCGAAGATGGGATATCGTACCAGGGACTGATCCTGATACCCGGATTCGTTGGTGGCACGATACTCTCCGAACAGATTCTGCAGATATATGGTGACGAGTTCGTCCAGGGAACGGCTGTCCTCTGGATACTCATTCTGGCCGTCCTGTTGAAGGGGTACCAGTCCCAGTTCCTCACTGCACTCAACGGCCTGGATCGGCCCGATATCTCGTTCTACATCTACACCGCCTTTATTCTCTCCAACCTAATTTTGAACGTCACCCTTATCTACCTATTCGGTTGGGTCGGTGCCGCAATCGCAACAGCACTCTCTGCAGGTGTGGGGCTCTCGCTCTCATACATCGCCGTCAAGCGGCTGTCATCATTTAAAACACCAACAGAGATGATCGCTAAACAGCTAACTTCGGCACTGCTTATGGGTATTTTCGTCTATGCCGGTTTGTATATCGAACAGACATTCGGACTGATTGAGTACAACGCCATCACAGTCGGTATTCTCGTATTTTCAGGCGCTCTGCTATACTTTGTTTTACTGTTCGTATTGTCAGAGGAGTTCCGGCGTACCACACGGAGAAATTTACCCGGGTTTGGGTGATTGAGTTTGGCGAACACCAGCTGTACATCGTTGTTCGCTTCTCCACTAATGATGCTATCTTGAAGGTAGTTCCTCGAGTCGATTGGATGTTTTTCGAGAGGATACTCAACTCAGCGATAACTCCCAAAATCAATATCGATTCGAGACGAACCGGTTTGATTATATCGGACAATTTTCCTCGTTCAGACTATCCTATATTTCTGCACAATTGACTGCTGATCTTCCCGCGAGGACACTATAGTGTAGATCATCATCAAAATGTCGGGAGTCATCGCAAGCGAAAGAACATAAATAAACCTCCACCAAAGGTATTGTTGATGACTCGCCCCTTCGTCGTTATCCTCGGTGCCGGCCGCCCCTTCTCCGGCACCGTCCCCTCGGCACTCCAGCGCATCTCCGGCGATCGTCGCGTCCTCGATTGGCTCATCGATGCGTTCAGCACCACCCTGGAAAACCCAGAGATCCACTTCGTCGGCGGCTACCGCATGGACGAGATCGTCGAGGAGTACCCCGACATCCATTTCTCGCGCAACGAAGACTGGGAGGAGACCGGCACGATCGGCTCGCTCCTGTCGGCCCCCCTCGACGAGACCCGGCCCACCTACGTCTGCTATGCCGACGTCGTCTTCCAGCCCGAGATCGTCGCCGACCTCCAGAGCACCGCCGCCGACGCCGCGGTCGCGATCGACGAACGCTGGCGGACCCGCTACCGATCGCGCTCCGAGGCGAGCCGCGAGCGCGCCGAGAAAGCCCGCTACGAGACTGCCGACGAACCGTACGTCGATCGCGTCGCATCCGACCTCGATCCCGAGGAGGCCGACGCCGAGTTCACCGGCCTCACTCGACTCTCCCCCGCCGCGATGCGGTTCGTCTCCGATCTCGTCGATCGCAGCCTGATCGGCCCCGAGGACGACCTCGCGGATCTGGTCACCGCCCTCTCGGTCGGCGAGATCCACCCCGAACCGGTCGACGTGGCGGGCCACTGGGCGGAACTCGAAACCGCAGAGGACCTGGCGCGGTTCGTCCTCGACACCAAGGCCAACACGCTCAAGCGCCTCGAATCGATGGTCACCGAGAGCACGATCGCCCCCCAGTACACCTTCACCGTCGACGACTTCGAGGACGATCCGACCACCGTCGCCGACACGATCGAGGCCACCTTCGATCGCCCGGTGATCGTCCGATCGAGCACCCTCGCCGAGGACGGCTGGGAGCACTCCAACGCCGGCCGCTTCGAGAGCGTCCTCGACGTGCCGCCCGACGACGAGACCGCCCTGCGGAACGCGATCGAAGCTGTGATCGACTCCTACGACGGCAACCCACACAACCAGGTGCTCGTCCAGCCGATGGTCCCCGACGTCGCCGCCAGTGGCGTCGTGATGACCCGATCGGTCGAACACGCCAGCCCCTACTACGTGATCAACTACGACGCCGAGACGGGCAGCACGGTCACCGTCACTGACGGCAGCGGCGACGACATCCGGACGATTATCGTCCGCAAGGACACAGCTGACCGGTCCACGGCTAACGAGCCCGCAACGGGCGAATCTATCGCTGACAGATCGGTCGCCTCAACCGGTGATCCAGCCCTCTGCCTGCCGGCTCTTCTGCGGGCAGTTGCCGAACTCGAAGAGGTCGTCGGCCACGACGGACTAGATGTGGAGTTTGCCGTTACCGACGACGGCGAGGTGTATATTCTTCAGGTCAGACCGATGACAGTCGACCCCGGTGAACAGACCGTTGACGACGGCGCTGTCGTCCGGGCGATCGAAGAAGCCCGCGATACCTTCGAGTCCCGGCAGTCAGCTTCACCGTTCGTCTTCGGCGATCGGGCGATTTATGGAGTGATGCCCGACTGGAACCCGGCAGAGATTATCGGCCGGACGCCTCGCCTGCTGGCCGACTCCCTGTACCGGTACCTGATCATGGACGAGGTCTGGGCACGCCAGCGGGCTGAATTCGGCTATCGGGATGTCCGACCCCACCCCCTCATGTTCAGCTTTGCCGGCCAGCCGTACGTCGATGTACGTGCCGATTTCAACTCTTTCATCCCTGCGGCAGTCTCGGATGAGCTGGCCGAGAAGCTGGTCGATCACTACCTCACTCGGCTTGAAGAAAACCCCGAACTCCACGACAAAATCGAGTTCGAGATCGCGGTCACCTGCCTGCCATTCGATTTCGAGCACCGCGCCGAGCCGCTGCGGGAGGCCGGATTCACCGATGCAGAACTCGATGAACTCCGCGAGGGGTTACGAGGAATCACTCAGGGTGCGTTTGAGCGCGTCGAAGGCGGGGTCGATATGGCGAAGGTCGACGATCTCGAACGCCGGTACGAACGTCTCAGGACGGCTGACATCCCCGACCTACAGCTTGTCCGCACTCTGCTCGAGGACTGTCGACGGCTTGGAACACTGCCGTTCGCGCATCTAGCCCGAGCAGCGTTCGTCGCCGTCTCATTGCTTCGATCCCTCGAACGGAAAGGCATCCTGACAGACGAACAGGTGTCAGAGTTTCTCAACTCACTCGAGACCGTCGCCCGTGAATTCGAACATGACGGGTATCTGGTTGCTCAGGGAGAACTTGGTTTCGAAGAATACGTCGAGCGGTATGGGCACCTCCGGCCGGGCACATACGACATCACCTCTCCACGGTACGCCGCCGATCCGGAGGGTTATCTCCGGCCGACAGTTGAGACTGCGAGTGAACCAGATTCCCACCCCAGACCGGATGCGATCTGGGATGGCGAGACCGCAGCAGAAATCGAAGCTGAACTCGAATCGATCGGGCTTCCGGCGGATATTGATCGGTTCGTCGACTTCCTGCGTGATTCGATCAAAGGCCGAGAATATGCCAAGTTCATCTTCTCGAAGAACCTCAGCCTTGCACTCGAACGTCTGGCAGCTTACGGCCAAGAACACGATCTCGATCGCGATACCCTCTCACACGTCTCGATCGAAGACGTTCTCGAGCTCACGACAGGGCATCCACCCCAAGAGCCGGCTGAATGGCTCCATGAACGAGCTGCTGAGGGGCAGAGACGCCACACGATCGCCCAGGCCGTCGAGCTTCCACCGCTGCTGACTGAAGAACGGGAGTTTGACCGTTTCGAACGGCCAGCGCGTGAGCCGAACTTCGTTACAACCGAGACTGTCCGCGAACAGATAGCGGAGCCGGATGAGGACGATGATCCGACACTCGACGGCCGGATCGT from Natronomonas pharaonis DSM 2160 includes the following:
- a CDS encoding AAA family ATPase, with product MSHIEFVGPPGAGKSTIYGAVIDNPKFFGALQEDAVKRWMLRKARKRYRILYRMTPGFLRSLLVDSVIEYRLRRAVFDDFVRSYPNFPHVLSLILNEARYQPETLHQLVKRCAETYQIGVETVEDDETLFIDEGFSQSAVSILWRFDDRQFPLSDYFQRTPTPRLLIYVDAPVDTCIQRQQKRGNVPASKEWVSEDIQTVQYDLDNICQQVVTAAEKHTQVLTINNTGGIDTAVDRIRSALSN
- a CDS encoding glycosyltransferase family 4 protein → MRVAIILKTFPPDVIGGMETQTKRMATELHHQGHDVTVFTKRFGDHDDSDVPYEVVRIQNWRVNPFVSDLTFLVFAMLALIRRRNEFDVLQCMMLYPVGFLGYVLNRLTGLPYFAWVRGGDYYFMNDVWWKRWMMRRVLDDTLVLAQSGKIRDDVVADFDDIECNIDILGNAVSIPDETASGEGVLYVGRLAPKKGIEYLIDAVAEINASLTIVGDGSERDRLERRAAEAGADVTFEGEVDPDDVGRYYRSAGVFALASTEGEGMPNVVLEAMSWGLPVVATDSGGLPSLIDTGYNGYLVPMRDSQALSAKIERLLADDQHRANLGENARRFVADYHSWEALCSELKTHYERVT
- a CDS encoding oligosaccharide flippase family protein; the protein is MRIGQTSVIYFLGKVTASVVGFLATIYFARVLGAEVLGFYAVAIAVAGWLKLGGSMGVSSAVQKRMSEGDDPDRYFVAGALMVAAFAAVAVSVLLLFRDQVNAYVGAEAALLVALLVTVQLLFAIVGAGLKGQRRVHVYGVLKPLKEASQSLTQVALVVPVLFGLGLTGLLAGKAIGAFLVTLLAIAVLGVSFKRPTLEHFKSLLDFAKYSWLGSVESRTFKEADIVIMGFFVSSALIGVYSIAWSLTMFLTLFGSSVRTTLFPEISNAASTKGKDAISLIEDGISYQGLILIPGFVGGTILSEQILQIYGDEFVQGTAVLWILILAVLLKGYQSQFLTALNGLDRPDISFYIYTAFILSNLILNVTLIYLFGWVGAAIATALSAGVGLSLSYIAVKRLSSFKTPTEMIAKQLTSALLMGIFVYAGLYIEQTFGLIEYNAITVGILVFSGALLYFVLLFVLSEEFRRTTRRNLPGFG
- a CDS encoding LicD family protein; this translates as MDIEEQFFDICAELETNKVAYWVDLGNLLGLVREGHLISWDDDIDLGVWSTDVEKVIDMFEESEDYEYKTKTYQKKVFAVKGRPRSYDVKVDIIVRSCEVHCW
- a CDS encoding RtcB family protein; the protein is MHAEQTVVVEDEFGIDDTLKDDLKTVAGIPDVERVIALGDIGPSKSETPGSIAVATTGTVYPEFCSNVVNCGMSLLRTGLKEEDVTDELLTKFCERLQSPDERFSPDKQDTIGMLEHGAEYVVDEWGFSPDLLTNIENGGNMFKTENRTREIRELVPPWILSHPNAREDTPIPNLSGNHFIEFQVVDEVLDSDTATEWGLSEGDVLVAMHGDYQLTLYINWHYANRHKFREHAALQDKIKLQLSKLLFHAWSGRVRDLPQNWKCYNGSERFSGIDTNTVQGDRYVQTQHAAMNFGYANRLLANCYMADVLADITSKASDASLLWDVGHDTLQRESIGGEEYWIHRKAAGNAAAGKPAFISGSYNMDSFLGQGLPGAEAYLNSYDHGSGNVISYFESNGQLPKTDLSTAKYSLQEARDSDKIKHIDRKPIERLADNVTGKGILSGVAWLRPIANIGE
- a CDS encoding class I SAM-dependent methyltransferase, which translates into the protein MGKSEKIRYDAVLQRIPETTETILDIGCARHSEEKRESANLHEYLITNTECHVQGIDVLEEEIEKMRNEGYDVQVGDAEIFESETEFDVIVAGEVIEHLKNIGKFIRTAESNLAVGGKLIITTPNPDGFAYFRKALFNQPNNPTHTCWVDPKNLEQLISITETDLQLNEWTYLPPVGGVSMVLWKTGFSRAASPGYVAELSLDSTG
- a CDS encoding IS1595-like element ISNph2 family transposase translates to MFPFELLSSEASAANLLEQVRWREGLCCPRCRSESVIKHGSYREYQRYLCKDCDRTFNDKTGTIFAHAKIGLDKLLFAFYSLLRFNTSIRQLDAEIDVSYRSLRRRVEQFARTLDAPAINLVGPVEIDEFYVSAGKKGRERDRESRSRALSKRGRGTYEEDKPPVFTLVDRGTGQRYVVPAKSADEATVRLLLENHEKESLTVYTDGFRAYDPLDDDEDFHRESVIHGDGEYVDGDAHVNTCESHASLARRWLSPHRGVSKDKLTAYLRPFQLRRRILRKPGREALKQIIREVL